From a single Leishmania major strain Friedlin complete genome, chromosome 27 genomic region:
- a CDS encoding conserved hypothetical protein (previous protein_id=AAZ09855.1) → MRSRRASDSPRRRATPKQEAKRLLRSLDHNASCASAAAGNPISAPTKGKEGKGLRRVTLAATAEANAQAAIPSPRPRRPAANSPSAAAAKGERGKAASLTTAQLLQHLQLTSFVDRVTERVKAWASSLAEWAQPAFDPALRGWERQLSLSLRKDSFADCTAVQNAMQQRYEDQFGHNHNDVAFLTLYARVLVNNAIFCLVSFETYRSTQLLQEAVHVAKEAHVLQRRLAQGQEDGATAAAQGKARGETGTSTAAAAANASKQPSLVGDPECHLLLLRVLLANAYASDQQYWKAAEQYQLALSAMERNPMWCPEQVAPGLASPLPFNHTLVTEDAKLFYEDSVRVAHAISQGRAHLLLLQSKGPTATSARLLQVQLAMARLHRHAGQYAESQNLYESYLDGVTEHVESEDVGGAMLELGRLLLYKVNNSDAAVIYLEAASSILLEDAEALLQVAEAHGGSSGSSRSNEATAAEARIAAGNATHRAAGGLIDAAMAFHTVGKTGQAIGLLEGCLQLLDRADLGSISGWVRRQYADMLASVALVDRALEEYSRTIELLRNGCGAVAQLGTAGEMVPLNFAEVEGHMAFCLQTYVGDHKRAMKHYRNIVKGPHKKDASVTSAQVRLNKRARRQRASATAVAATAAGSTRVSDGVAFTSDQANAGSSPAPPRVDVSLQPDVMHWVLSNYVACCERVGAYAEAVGVQSRLIEIEGALGGGVVDSYLKLISLARQAGDMEKTLALCFYIFFLPDDMMPSETRLSVANSFASCCHRLGNSRMGSVLLQAVQQVRGDHDASSLARYAMGLKTLDPSDCVQLDCVDIEANIDTIGRVFRRAASIVVADMVVNGVEDEERISRDGRRASNSDSSAAAAALSDGGNESSVPSLASPSLWTLERVDRTLNSLIVLSRGAFFFHQNRFIKDAEELYAVALQHVDHIIASMPVLTERHQREMGILLVNYATLKSATDPELAATLYERAAAVCPTYLEVAEVVADVFVQSGDYAKGSVYMKRVMRANPSAATEMHMRLARIGTGSAWDTMSHGQRMEVMEHLLKGLGVAPERVAAALAAGVQSELTNTNNANVVMSLGNLAPLLLDGVATATSEDAVCFATYVVQTRFQEPQLLNRMYRRALLRFPQHATILVNYATLCMHSGCHTLARKYIAKAYAASSGDSNCTMCYAHYLCRSFDDRQVGCGEALYAHFLERYPNAAQAHAAFANYMAGVMPTPFKTEQHFKAALELAPPSEDVLLQYGQFMWACTDSKTVYTNDEVRRRVFDRAEQLFKEAVAINPNSFTACHQLGTFYANGQYRFEDAMTMLQRAHMLQPGNIEVVRHILGVLHGECMRLKKEELRRGSTVALQGTNTQSFSGQLRSLVDATKEMFEHVLGMDPNDEATLEGYARFAVETLQDPKLAATIYRRIEELNRR, encoded by the coding sequence ATGCGTAGCCGACGTGCAAGTGATTCACCGCGCAGACGTGCGACGCCGAAGCAAGAGGCGAAGCGGCTGCTTCGGTCGCTCGATCACAACGCATCGTGTgcatcagctgcagccggcAATCCGATTTCAGCCCCAACGAAAGGCAAGGAGGGCAAAGGTCTTAGGCGGGTGACGCTTGCAGCCACCGCGGAGGCGAACGCTCAAGCTGCAAtaccgtcgccgcggccgcgcagaCCCGCGGCAAACTCAccgtccgccgcggctgcgaaGGGAGAACGGGGGAAGGCAGCATCTTTGACCACTGCCCAGCTGttgcagcacctgcagctcaCATCGTTTGTGGACCGCGTCACGGAACGGGTCAAGGCGTGGGCGTCTTCCCTGGCGGAATGGGCGCAGCCGGCCTTCGACCCCGCACTGCGGGGGTGGGAGCGGCAGCTTTCGCTGTCCTTGCGCAAAGACTCCTTCGCTGATTGCACGGCCGTTCAGAACGCtatgcagcagcgctacgAGGACCAGTTTGGACACAACCACAACGACGTCGCCTTCCTCACCCtttatgcgcgtgtgctggtgAACAATGCAATATTCTGCCTCGTCAGCTTCGAGACATACCGcagcacgcagctgctgcaggaggccgTGCACGTAGCCAAGGAGGCACACGTGCTCCAACGACGTCTGGCGCAGGGTCAGGAGGacggcgccacggcggccgcgcaggGCAAGGCTCGTGGCGAGACCGGCACATCcacagcggccgcggcggcaaacGCTTCCAAGCAGCCGTCCCTCGTGGGCGATCCGGAGTGCCACCTGCTTCTCCTGCGCGTGCTTCTGGCGAACGCGTACGCCAGTGATCAGCAATACTGGAAGGCTGCCGAGCAATATCAGCTGGCGCTGTCCGCCATGGAGCGTAACCCGATGTGGTGCCCGGAGCAGGTAGCCCCTGGTTTGGCGAGCCCGTTACCGTTCAACCACACACTGGTGACAGAGGATGCGAAGCTGTTTTACGAGGATAGCGTGCGCGTCGCCCACGCCATCTCGCAAGGTCgcgcgcatctgctgctgctccaatCGAAAGGGCCCACGGCGACGTCCGCACGGCTCCTGCAGGTGCAACTGGCAATGGCGCGTTTACACCGGCACGCTGGCCAGTACGCAGAGAGCCAGAACCTCTACGAGAGCTACCTCGACGGCGTGACGGAGCACGTGGAAAGCGAGGACGTTGGCGGGGCCATGCTGGAGCTGGGTCGACTTTTACTCTATAAGGTGAACAAcagcgatgccgccgtgATCTACCTGGAGGCAGCCTCGAGCATTCTCCTCGAAGACgctgaggcgctgctgcaggtagCCGAGGCACATGGTGGTAGTAGCGGTAGCAGCCGTAGCAACGAGGCCACGGCCGCGGAGGCGCGCATAGCTGCTGGCAACGCAACGCATCGCGCAGCTGGCGGTCTCATCGACGCTGCCATGGCGTTTCACACCGTGGGCAAGACGGGCCAGGCGATCGGGCTGCTTGAAGGgtgtctgcagctgctcgaccGTGCCGATCTCGGTTCCATCAGCGGATGGGTGCGGAGACAGTATGCGGACATGCTGGCTAGCGTCGCCCTCGTGGATCGGGCTCTCGAGGAGTATAGTCGCACAattgagctgctgcgcaacggctgcggcgctgtcgcacaGCTCGGGACGGCTGGCGAGATGGTGCCTCTTAACTTCGCGGAGGTGGAAGGTCACATGGCTTTCTGCCTCCAGACCTACGTCGGCGACCACAAGCGGGCCATGAAGCACTACCGCAACATCGTGAAAGGGCCCCACAAGAAGGACGCGTCGGTGACgagcgcgcaggtgcggctaAACAAGCGCGCTCGGCGTCAGCGCGCTTCGGCTACTGCggtcgctgccactgccgcaggcAGCACGCGTGTTTCGGACGGTGTCGCCTTCACAAGTGACCAGGCGAACGCCGGGTCctctcctgcgccgccgcgcgttGACGTGTCTCTTCAACCGGACGTGATGCACTGGGTGCTGAGCAACTACGTCGCGTGCTGCgagcgcgtcggcgcctaCGCGGAGGCGGTTGGGGTGCAGAGCCGCCTCATCGAAATAGAGGGCGCGttgggcggcggcgtcgtcgattCTTACCTGAAGCTCATCTCCCTCGCTCGCCAGGCCGGCGACATGGAGAagacgctggcgctgtgctTCTACATCTTTTTCCTGCCTGACGACATGATGCCGAGCGAGACGCGGCTGAGCGTCGCAAACAGCTTCGCCTCCTGCTGCCATCGGCTGGGGAACAGCCGCATGGGGTCTGTGCTGTTACAGgcagtgcagcaggtgcgcgGCGACCACGATGCCAGCTCGCTCGCGCGATACGCCATGGGTCTCAAGACACTGGACCCCTCTGACTGCGTGCAGCTGGATTGTGTGGACATCGAAGCGAACATCGACACTATCGGCCGCGTCTTCCGACGGGCCGCTAGCATTGTCGTGGCTGACATGGTCGTCAACGGCGTCGAGGATGAGGAGCGGATCTCTCGCGATGGTCGCAGAGCCAGCAACAgtgacagcagcgctgctgcggctgcgctgagCGATGGCGGCAACGAGTCATCGGTGCCCTCTTTAGCATCGCCGTCTTTGTGGACGCTGGAGCGCGTGGACAGAACGCTGAACAGCCTCATCGTGCTCAGCCGTggcgcttttttttttcaccaGAACCGGTTCATCAAAGACGCGGAGGAGTTGTACgccgttgcgctgcagcacgtcgACCACATCATCGCTTCCATGCCGGTCCTAACGGAGAGGCACCAGCGAGAGATGGGCATCTTGCTCGTGAACTACGCCACGCTCAAATCTGCGACGGACCCGGAGCTGGCAGCCACCCTTTACGagcgtgctgcggcagtgtGCCCTACGTACctggaggtggcggaggtggtggcggacgTCTTTGTGCAGTCCGGCGACTACGCCAAGGGATCTGTGTACATGAAGCGTGTCATGCGCGCGAAcccgtcggcggcgacggaaaTGCACATGCGACTGGCGCGGATCGGCACGGGTAGCGCCTGGGATACGATGTCGCACGGGCAGCGAATGGAGGTAATGGAGCACCTGCTGAAGGGCCTGGGCGTGGCGCCTGagcgcgtcgcggcggcgctcgcagCCGGGGTGCAGAGTGAGCTGACCAACACGAACAACGCCAACGTGGTCATGTCCCTCGGGAATCtcgctccgctgctgctggacggcgttgccaccgccacgagTGAGGACGCCGTGTGCTTCGCTACCTATGTCGTGCAGACCCGCTTTCAggagccgcagctgctgaaccGCATGTAccgccgcgcgctgctgcgcttcccGCAGCATGCCACCATCCTCGTGAACTACGCCACCCTGTGCATGCACTCTGGCTGCCACACCCTGGCGCGTAAGTACATCGCAAAGGCGTACGCGGCCTCCTCCGGCGATTCGAACTGCACCATGTGCTACGCCCATTACCTGTGCCGCTCCTTTGACGACCGGCAGGTGGGGTGCGGCGAAGCCCTGTACGCTCACTTTCTCGAGCGGTACCCGAACGCGGCGCAGGCTCACGCGGCGTTTGCCAACTACATGGCCGGCGTCATGCCCACCCCCTTCAAGACGGAGCAGCACTTcaaggcggcgctggagctggCCCCGCCGTCGGAGGACGTGCTTCTACAGTACGGCCAGTTTATGTGGGCCTGCACCGATAGCAAGACGGTCTACACAAACGATGAGGTGCGCCGGCGCGTGTTCGATCGGGCGGAGCAGCTTTTCAAGGAGGCAGTCGCCATCAACCCGAACAGCTTCACAGCGTGTCACCAGCTCGGCACCTTCTACGCGAACGGCCAATACCGCTTCGAGGATGCCATGACAATGCTGCAACGAGCGCACATGCTGCAGCCGGGCAACATCGAGGTGGTGCGACACATTCTCGGTGTCTTGCACGGGGAATGTATGCGATTGAAGAAggaagagctgcgccgcggtaGCACCGTGGCATTGCAGGGTACCAACACACAGTCCTTCTCTGGCCAACTGCGCTCGCTGGTCGATGCGACCAAGGAAATGTTCGAGCACGTGCTGGGGATGGACCCCAACGACGAGGCGACGCTGGAGGGCTACGCGCGCTTCGCcgtggagacgctgcaggaccCGAAGCTGGCCGCTACCATCTATAGGCGAATCGAAGAGCTGAACCGCAGGTAG
- a CDS encoding putative cysteine desulfurase (previous protein_id=AAZ09853.1), with product MRCMSRVFLCAAASTANGAGAASKAAAAVTAPPSTLPVFKTRPIYMDNQATTPLDPRVLDAMLPYMTEEYGNPNSRTHQYGWSAEEAVEKARRQVADLIGASPKEIFFTSGATECNNIAIKGVGNFLKAKKNHIITLQTEHKCVLDSCRYLEMEGFEVTYLPVQKNGILDLKVLEAAIKPTTCLVSCMAAHNEIGVLQPIREIGALCHAKKVLFHTDAAQALGKVKVDVNADNIDLMSMSSHKVYGPKGCGALYVRRRPRVRLRSPVSGGGQERGVRSGTVAAALVVGMGAACEVAMKEWKRDAAHTERLQERLLKGLQSRLSHLVVNGDLKHRLPGNLNISFSCVEGESLLMGMRDVAVSSGSACTSASLEPSYVLRALGVDAENAHTSIRFGIGRFTTAKEVDLVIEECVRNVERLRELSPLWDLMQEGKTLADVQWR from the coding sequence ATGCGGTGCATGTCGCGTGTTTTTTtatgtgctgctgcctcgacGGCCAACGGTGCCGGGGCAGCCTCCaaggctgccgcagctgttACTGCCCCTCCGTCCACCCTGCCCGTCTTCAAGACTCGACCGATCTACATGGATAATCAGGCCACCACCCCGCTGGACCCCCGCGTGCTGGATGCGATGCTGCCTTACATGACGGAGGAGTACGGCAACCCGAACAGTCGCACCCATCAGTACGGCTGGagcgctgaggaggcggtcGAGAAGGCGCGCAGGCAGGTTGCTGATTTGATTGGCGCAAGCCCGAAGGAGATCTTCTTCACTAGTGGCGCGACTGAGTGCAACAACATTGCCATCAAGGGGGTCGGCAACTTCCTCAAGGCCAAGAAGAACCACATCATCACGCTGCAGACCGAGCACAAGTGTGTGCTCGACTCGTGTCGCTACCTGGAGATGGAGGGCTTCGAGGTGACGTACCTGCCGGTGCAGAAGAACGGAATTTTGGACCTGAAGGTGTTGGAGGCGGCGATCAAGCCCACTACGTGCCTCGTCTCATGCATGGCGGCGCACAACGAGATTGGCGTGCTGCAGCCCATCCGCGAGATCGGGGCGCTGTGCCACGCCAAGAAGGTCCTCTTCCACACCGACGCGGCACAAGCTCTGGGCAAGGTCAAGGTGGACGTGAACGCCGACAACATTGATCTTATGTCAATGTCCTCGCATAAGGTTTACGGCCCGAAAGGCTGCGGTGCCCTCTACGTGCGGCGTCGcccgcgcgtgcgccttcGCTCCCCTGTCAGCGGCGGGGGGCAGGAGCGTGGCGTTCGGAGCGGTACCGTCGCGGCTGCGCTTGTTGTCGGCATGGGCGCTGCTTGCGAGGTTGCCATGAAGGAGTGGAagcgcgacgcagcgcacacgGAGAGGCTGCAGGAACGTCTGCTGAAGGGACTGCAGAGTCGCCTGTCGCACCTTGTCGTGAACGGTGACTTGAAACACCGTCTGCCGGGCAACCTAAATATCAGCTTCTCTTGTGTGGAGGGCGAGAGTTTGCTCATGGGCATGAGGGATGTGGCGGTGTCAAGCGGTAGCGCCTGCACGAGCGCATCGCTCGAGCCCAGCTACGTTCTCCGCGCCCTAGGCGTTGACGCTGAAaacgcgcacacctccaTCCGCTTTGGCATTGGCCGCTTTACCACTGCGAAGGAGGTGGACCTCGTCATCGAGGAGTGCGTCAGGAACGTCGAGCGCCTGCGTGAGTTGTCGCCGCTGTGGGATCTGATGCAGGAGGGCAAGACGCTCGCGGACGTGCAGTGGCGTTAG
- a CDS encoding putative vesicular-fusion ATPase-like protein (previous protein_id=AAZ09854.1) codes for MRHSLYRLCQCAKLSFTILVLAVSILSCVDVLARAQADDAAPEILYVRGCRDGAAEARETTGCFAAPAGASASSPTALVPIASVTLSLQGVHLPAEVRDTDNGDSQAVLHRVLLQEHRRPPLLGQEQSEADTRLLEKIVLSCSRPMASLVFPTQLISCELENPLLSLAGVEGMAPQLVRLVSQPMWFDVRLEERRSGEEAYRTVTVLRRAVQLRVSNTTNAKDEMAAETPRGQAEKVSWEEVRQHPLERLYAPLPASQDRAERADEPYDGDGAANGDEVWAELGIGGLKRELRTLFRRVFLSRLPSLAPLAEALQLQHVRGVILYGPPGNGKTLIARNLFRLLGPNTRLSIVNAADILSKFVGESEKNLRDVFEGYDIGTTSKEETAQQESQRFDRSAHKKSGATKKGALLVLVIDELEALFRRRGHSSDESSAKAVYDGVTNTLLSLMDGVKSRNDLLVVGLTNRLQAIDSALLRPGRFEVLIEIPAPDVPGREDIFFIHTERLRERSFLAPDVVLRDLALESGGFSGSDIAGTVRSALSYALLRYRRDGLFQGGPQSTEAGEGSSGVADAEMIGHRAGDVGGLVLEGTGGSGSMSSSASSPSLFKVTREDFERAFKDIRSAKDEASVLSHLSADGDRVSAEIVDHDGTVSTNVKRATAVIERVMQSNRTVTGMLAITGAPGTGKSTVAQALTRVYDFTTVRYLSCRRLAQLPDHEEQLGKLRDALNDASHTESGIVVLDDYDVLVGVMSSGGYAGNTLRSLLYEYMHRSGGVSRALAANSPLAAADEVGHNLAMNAESRVSADRNHRILVLTSSLSSVLQQLSFDAHLRVHPVLRRGAEALLQEYRVADPVQSVKAAAAYPVSMSYRTFLRLTDISLQRWVQEVENTAAAIGDSQSSDVGSSASTMELPAYFATSHQMRAVYNEMRARQVAANFYAVSDDAASRSFISAVRTTVADMGLMDPYQGWGGEGSDDEDGKEAAVDVDELVGAADELLW; via the coding sequence ATGCGTCACTCGCTGTATCGTCTGTGCCAGTGTGCCAAGCTCTCGTTTACTATCTTAGTGCTTGCTGTGAGTATCCTGTCGTGCGTGGACGTCCTTGCTAGAGCGCAGGCAGACGATGCTGCGCCAGAAATCTTGTacgtgcgcggctgccgcgacgGTGCGGCTGAGGCACGGGAGACGACCGGTTGCTTTGCAGCACCCGCCGGCGCGTCCGCATCGTCGCCGACTGCACTGGTCCCAATTGCGAGTGTCACGCTCTCCTTGCAGGGCGTGCACCTTCCGGCAGAGGTGCGAGACACGGACAACGGTGACTCGCAGGCGGTACTGCAccgggtgctgctgcaggagcaccGTCGTCCACCGCTGCTTGGCCAGGAGCAGAGCGAAGCCGACACGCGCCTGCTCGAGAAGATTGTTCTGAGCTGCAGCCGGCCCATGGCTTCGCTGGTGTTCCCTACACAACTGATCTCGTGCGAGCTGGAAAACccgctcctcagcctcgctgGAGTGGAGGGCATGGCAccgcagctggtgcggctgGTGAGCCAGCCGATGTGGTTCGACGTACGTCTCGAGgagcgacgcagcggcgaggaagcTTACCGCACCGTTAccgtgctgcgccgtgcgGTGCAGTTGCGGGTGAGCAACACGACGAACGCGAAAGACGAGATGGCCGCCGAGACGCCGCGGGGGCAGGCGGAGAAGGTATCATGGGAGGAGGTGCGTCAGCACCCCCTAGAACGTCTGTACGCGCCGTTACCCGCGTCTCAGGACCGCGCCGAGCGCGCGGACGAGCCGTacgatggcgacggcgcagcgaaTGGCGATGAGGTGTGGGCGGagctcggcatcggcggccTCAAGCGTGAGCTCCGCACTCTCTTCCGCCGCGTTTTCCTCTCTCGGCTTCCGTCTTTGGCACCGCTCGCCGAAGCgttgcagctgcagcacgtgcgCGGTGTCATTCTCTACGGACCGCCCGGGAACGGCAAAACTCTCATCGCGCGCAACTTGTTCCGCCTGCTGGGCCCTAACACGCGCCTCTCCATCGTGAACGCGGCGGACATCTTGTCGAAGTTTGTCGGCGAGTCAGAAAAGAACTTGCGGGACGTGTTCGAGGGATACGACATCGGCACGACATCCaaggaggagacggcgcagcaggagagccAGAGGTTTGACCGTTCGGCGCACAAGAAGAGTGGCGCAACGAAGAAgggcgcgctgctggtgctcgtGATTGACGAGCTCGAAGCActcttccgccgccgcggccactCTAGCGATGAGAGCTCTGCTAAGGCAGTGTACGACGGCGTGACGAACACACTGCTGTCTCTCATGGACGGCGTGAAGAGCCGGAACGACCTGCTGGTTGTTGGCCTGACGAATCGGCTCCAGGCGATCGACTCGGCGCTGCTCCGTCCTGGCCGTTTTGAAGTGCTCATCGAGATCCCCGCGCCGGACGTCCCTGGCCGCGAGGACATCTTTTTCATTCAcacggagcggctgcgggaGCGGAGCTTCCTGGCACCCGACGTGGTTCTGCGAGATTTGGCTCTGGAAAGCGGCGGTTTTTCCGGGTCCGACATCGCCGGCACGGTGCGCTCTGCCCTGAGCTACGCACTGCTGCGGTATCGCAGGGATGGGCTCTTCCAGGGCGGCCCGCAGAGCACGGAGGCCGGCGAGGGGTCGTCTGGCGTGGCGGACGCGGAGATGATTGGCCACCGCGCGGGCGACGTTGGCGGGCTTGTTCTGGAGGGCACAGGGGGGAGTGGCAGCATGAGTTCatccgcctcgtcgccttCGCTGTTCAAAGTAACGCGGGAAGACTTTGAGCGCGCCTTCAAGGACATCCGCAGCGCCAAAGATGAGGCGTCCGTGCTGTCGCATCTCTCCGCTGACGGCGACAGGGTCAGTGCCGAGATTGTCGACCACGATGGCACGGTGAGCACGAACGTCAAGAGGGCGACTGCGGTGATTGAGCGCGTGATGCAGAGCAACCGCACCGTGACAGGAATGCTCGCCATCACCGGGGCTCCAGGCACCGGCAAGTCCACCGTGGCCCAAGCCCTCACCCGCGTCTACGACTTCACAACGGTGCGCTACCtctcctgccgccgcctggcgcagctgcccgATCACGAGGAGCAACTGGGAAAGCTGCGGGACGCTCTCAACGACGCCTCGCACACAGAAAGTGGGATTGTGGTCCTCGACGACTACGATGTTCTTGTCGGAGTCATGAGTAGCGGTGGCTACGCCGGGAACACGCTGCGCAGTTTGCTGTACGAGTACATGCACCGCTCGGGGGGCGTAAGCCGTGCCTTGGCCGCAAACTCACCGTTGGCGGCCGCTGATGAGGTAGGGCATAACTTGGCTATGAACGCTGAAAGCCGTGTCTCGGCAGATCGCAACCACCGCATACTGGTGCTCACGTCATCCCTCTCGTCGGTTCTACAGCAGCTTTCGTTCGatgcgcacctgcgcgtgcATCCAGTGCTGCGACGCGGGGCAGAAGCCCTGCTGCAGGAGTATCGCGTGGCAGACCCAGTGCAATCAgtgaaggcggcagcggcctaTCCGGTGTCGATGAGCTACCGCACATTTCTCCGCCTCACGGACATCTCCCTGCAGCGGTGGGTGCAGGAAGTCGAAAACACAGCGGCTGCTATTGGCGACTCGCAGTCGAGCGACGTGGGgtcgtcggcgtcgacgaTGGAGTTGCCGGCGTACTTTGCCACGTCTCATCAGATGCGCGCCGTCTACAACGAGATGCGCGCGAGGCAGGTGGCTGCGAACTTCTACGCGGTGAGCGACGATGCCGCCAGTCGCAGCTTTATCTCCGCTGTGCGCACCACAGTGGCCGATATGGGGTTGATGGACCCGTACCAAGGCTGGGGGGGCGAGGGTAGCGACGATGAGGACGGCAAGGAGGCTGCCGTGGACGTGGACGAGCTTGTGGGCGCTGCGGATGAACTACTGTGGTAG
- a CDS encoding conserved hypothetical protein (previous protein_id=AAZ09856.1) — MPQATVPLLAKIWFLAVAPVVILDAIFVLTRAKSVNLPHPLAEVVPFRYWAIYAQYDRRYAANDDSFVVVQSWLNLVEVAVGLFVTLLAICDAQNVAIKLAIVVCLMTLYKTVFYCLIEIAEGGKYTRHNTVQEKLTMLIAPLSVWIVVPSLILRQCFRALAVASVPGPFKPKAAASQHHQQKYFGNSNNQGKKKN, encoded by the coding sequence ATGCCGCAGGCCACCGTTCCACTGCTGGCCAAGATTTGGTTCCTTGCCGTAGCCCCCGTTGTCATTTTGGATGCCATCTTCGTGCTTACGCGCGCCAAGAGCGTCAACCTGCCGCACCCCCTGGCCGAGGTCGTCCCCTTCAGATACTGGGCCATCTACGCCCAGTACGACCGGCGCTACGCTGCGAACGATGACTCCTTTGTCGTGGTGCAGTCGTGGCTGAACctggtggaggtggcggtggggctCTTTGTGACACTGCTTGCTATATGCGATGCTCAAAACGTCGCCATCAAACTTGCGATCGTGGTGTGCCTGATGACGCTATACAAGACCGTCTTCTACTGCCTCATCGAAATCGCCGAGGGAGGCAAGTACACGCGGCACAACACCGTTCAGGAGAAGCTGACGATGCTCATCGCGCCATTGTCGGTGTGGATTGTCGTTCCGTCCCTCATTCTTCGTCAGTGCTTCCGCGCGCTCGCCGTCGCAAGCGTGCCAGGACCCTTCAAACCAAAGGCCGCGGCGTCCCAGCATCATCAGCAAAAATACTTTGGCAACAGCAATAATCagggcaagaagaagaacTAG